In Cryptomeria japonica chromosome 1, Sugi_1.0, whole genome shotgun sequence, the sequence TTATGAGAATTTCTGCATATTACTCGTAGGTTGAAACCTAAATTTGTAGCCATCAGTGTGTGACTAAAATACCAAATTGACAATTTTTCAGTAGTAATGTGTCTTACAGAGATTCATTGCTGtctattattttcaatttttaatttttgccAATGGTCCATTTGTAGGATGAACTTTCTTGTCAACTCTCAATATTTTGGTCAAATTATGGTCATCCTACCTAATCATATGATGACCAAAAAGTAATACTTGCACTTATACGTCATGAAAACCTTACATCACATTGCCGTAAGAGTATTCTTGTTTTTCATTGATGAACTTACTCGATTATTAGTTAAATATATAATTAACATGCAATCTGGGAGTTACTTTAGAGCAGCCTCCATGCAATGGAACAATAATTGTCTAATAAAATAGCCATGCTGAAAAAAGATAGATCTGTAACATTCTACGATATTTGCAGTTAGTTTTTTGTATATGGAAGAGTCGCCAACAACAAACAATCTCATCAAAATCAAAGATATAACCAGATATTATCTATGCAAAAATCCAACATTTCAATacttgaaaatagttcttttgtaGCTGTAAAGGGAATCTGTTGGAGATCCGCTTGCTATGTAATGAAGGCAACAAATAATTATTTTTGTACTATTTGTAAGTTGGTGCTGAGATAGCTTGTTCGGTTTAATGGGCATAAATGGATTGTCTaatttcaatatgaatgtatggatTTGGTCATTGATCAATCACAACATGTTGATTGTTAGTCTACCTTCAGTATATTCATTTGTGTTACAACTCATGCAGGACCTGATCATTTGAGAGGTTTCATATGGGTTTGAGTGACTAGAACAAACTGCTTCATCATTTGTCTATTTGCGAGTAATGTGAATTCAGCTTTTCTGTGAAGTATTTGGTTAATTTTCTTAAGGTTTTTCCAAGGGTTTTTTGAGAGGGATAACAGATGCCTACCATGTTTTGAAATATGGCCAGAAATGGATCAGGGCAAGGATGCTGATTGTAGCTTAAACGCAAGGTGGAATGAAGAATATGCCTGGAAAGTTTTTTACCACTGCATACTCATCACTGTGGGAGTTTTTGATAATTGCTTCTTCAAGGATGGGGTAGCGGCAAGGCATTGGCAGCTAAAAATGCAGGGATTGCTAAGGTACATATATGCCTGACCATTCTTGAGATGGATTGTGTGCACATCCATTCTTATCCCTTGTTGGTGCTGTGTCCTTTGGGGGgttcaaaagatgggtgaaatcCAGCTGGCCGTTAGCTTCTCATGTTCATTTTTAATTAAGATGGTGCACATAGATACAAAGCCTTTACTACCCAAGATGCAGCTTGAGAAGCTCTGGCACCATGCCATGCAAATGGAGGCAATTGAGTGAAAAACTTGTGGAGCATATGCTCAATGTGGGTTCTCATATTTGGAGGGTGTGCTGCAGTAAAACTATTTTTTTCTGCATCATGAATGTGTTGCCATCGAGTATTGGTGGGAGGCTGCATAGTGTGGTGGGAGACATGGCTACTCAGATAGAAAGGTCTCAAGTGCTTTTTTATTGGAGAGATCCCTGAGCTACTgttatttttgtcttattttgtttGATAGCTCTATAATTCTGTGTGGGCACCCTTCTAGGTTATTGCTAGTCTGTGTCATCCAAGATTTCAGCACAAGCTCGCTTCTATTCCTTTCGATTGTTTTAGAAAACTACATGATTAAACTGATAGTAAGATGTAAGCAGCTTAATATTTAACGGCAGGAGTTGTTATGTGATTTAGTGTTAGTTCTGCTGCCAACAGAACAAACATCTTTTATTTGATTGCTACAAAATTTGTAGTTTTCTCCACTATTGCAGCATGTCACCTTAGAAGATATATACCCTTATGGGTGCAGTGCCAGTTCTTGAGCTCAATGCAATATGCTGAATCAGAAATTTCCCTTTGTTGTTCACCATGCAATTAAAATCATCCCATTGTAAAAATATTTCTATATGTAATTTGAGTTTGCAGATTATGTTTTCCTTTATGAAACTTCTCCAGGGACCCTCTATACAGTATGTATCCTTTTCAGTGTTTCTCAATACATCAGTTTTTTAACCCATGGTGCATGGTCAAGACTGATTAACAGTGACAATTATTTTACATACAGTATTAAGTTCAACCTGCCTCATAGTTTACGGGGATGTAAATAATTAACAAAATGCAAAACTCTCAAATGAACTGTAGCAATGAATAGCATGGATTTGATTATGATATGTAACCATAGAGAAGGGTAAGACTTAAAAGTACTGCCACTATGGAGActcaaacaaaaatatttaaatgcTTTTTATTCTTTGTATGGGATGCATCAGACTCACATATGGTTCCACTGACTTTGTATTATCATTAAAATGTATTAATTTGTGTCCCTCCTGAACAGATCCCATCTTTCACTGGACTTAGAAAAGCCGCATTCTAGCAAACCTGTCAAAACCATTTTCTCTACCTCTGTCTTCTTTACGTACTCATCCAAACTTGTAAGGATCATTAGACTTTATCCATCCCTGttatttatttcatcttctttctcatgCTAACTTTGACTCAGCCCTCTGTCCTCCCAATTGCCCCTCCCATTGTGACAGTTGTTTCTATTGTAGATTTGTCACATCCACTGTATGACAACTCAATTAAGATATACTCTTCTCTCCTATGGCATATCAGCAGCTATCATTAGTTCCATGTTCTCACTTTCAGGAGATTATATATTATTACTTTGTGCATATGTTTTCACACATCTCTTCAATTTCATTTTTTTCTTGTTATTTTGCTTTCAACCTCTGTTATTTTTTTCTCTCTAGAGTTCCCTGATTATTTCTAAGAAACACATGTTGGTCTAATTCAAGAAAATATATGTTTTCTTTCAAATTTATTATCCATTTGCAGTTAACAATCTATTTAAATAGATTTAAAATGGGTCAGACAGTACCAGTTGAAGGCAATTCTGGACCAGGTTGCCTACTGATTACAAGAATTGGTAAAGGCATGTACCAAGCCTGGTAAAAGATTGCTTTCTTCAGGAAATTTTGTTTCTAGGAATACCTTGCTTAAGTAGATTCCAACAATCAATCAACAACTCGAGTACATGGAGTCAAGAATATTTGCTTAATAGTCACAGGTTGGTATCATCAATTGCCGAAGTCAACAAAAATTTACAAAGAGTGGAGTGCTTTTCCCAAAAAAAACCAATAAAACCATTTGTATCATCGATTAGGAAGCAATTGGAAAGGGTCTATGCTAGAATATAATGGTGATCGGAATGGAAATGATGTGAAAAAAAATTGCATAGATCTACTGCCAAGTGTCATGCCCCTGCAAATGAATACAACAGGTATTGTAtggagaaattaaagatgaaataaatgaataaaaaaacaATACATATATAAAGAAAAGCGTAGGGGTACCTTGAAATCCTTTTCCAATGGAGGTGGCAGATACATCGACCAGATCTCCCTCGGCAAACATCTCATGGAAGTTCAATCGTTGATTGGGTTGGAAGGCATCGAGCTGGGATGCAGAGGCCAAGCGGAACTCCTGCAAGTGGCGCATGGGAATCGCCCCCGCTTTGCTGAGATGGCCCAATTCAGGCTTGCTAAGCTTGGTGTCCCTCACTCGCCTGTACCCCACTTGAACAGCAACGTACCCATCTGTGGACTCTGTCTTTATCTGAGTGACAATGTTGCCCTCGTGAAAGCCTATGACTGTCACCGGCACACACTTCCCCTCCGGCTCAAAATATGTCATCATCCCCAACTTGGTGCCCATCACTCCCACGGCTGCCTCGTACGACGCCATACAAATCGTTTCTGCCCTCCTCTGTTTTGGCATTGCCATTGCTCCCCTGGAGTGCAAATTCTGCCTCCCCACTACAGATTTTGTGGTGGCCAAAGAACACGCGGACAGCGAGGCGGCAGCCATGATTACAGTACACAACAGGATTTAAGAATGGCTATCGCTACGAATCTACTATTCCATGCTAAACGCTTATCTATTTGTCCTTGTGGCTTTTCTGAAATATGTCAGGATGGATAAAATGAAAGTCTGGGATTAGGGGAAGAGGGATGCTTTCCCGTAAACGCAGAGATAAGGTTCTTTGCAATTCTCTTcaacatttaaaatatatattaacatatttatactttaaaaaatatatgtaaaatatatcaagagagatcatttttttaaaaagtaatttttttgtttcaattttaatAGTGAATTTTAAAATGAAGATTAACCTAGTGATTAACACAAGCATTGGACTTTAATGCATGACCCTTTACTTTTTTATTCACACTAACCGAACAAACATGTCTAAGTGATTGAAAACTAGAAAAATAATTTAGTTTGGATGACAAAATTTAATTCTCATTTTTGCaatttaaacaataaaaattaattgAACCTTTACTTCTTACTTCCACACTTCACAATATATAGATTAAAATGACCTTTTCCTTTGTTGTTTTCACACTTTACAATATAAGAATTCAAATGATCCTTTCCCTTTTAACCCCACATTTGGATGTAGAGAGTTAAATGCCACTTTTTTAATAGACTGCTTACGATATCACCATGTAGGTCCTAGCAATGCAACTATCAAAATATCAAATGCCCTACAACCTAAAACAATTAGTCGATGACCTTTTGCATGAAACATTTAATGCAGACTTTTTGCTTCTTAGTCTATATAGACTTCTAAAACAATTAGTAAATGACCTTTTGTTTGAAAAATTTAACACATGACTTTCTTCTTCTTAATCTATATAGACTTTAATGATCTACTAAGCCTGCCACAACAACCACCAACATTACTAGCTTCCAACTAGGTAGGATCTATAGAAGTACCAACCATTCACTAAGGGTTTCTCCAGTTGACATAATGCCTGAAGAAATATAAAACACAATTTTAGCATCACTTTTTTATCCTTGCAAATTTCTCAACAATGCTCAAATTTAACAACTGTCATGAAAAATATCTATTCAACTTGAAATTAAAACTGCTTTACCAAAATGTATTCTAAGAAAGAATAGACAAATGGAGAAAAATAAGCCTCAAATAACATACTAATTAAAAATTTGTCAATTGAATGCCTAGCGTAATCTACATGAAACGAAAGAAAGGAAGCACAACCTCTGCTAAGGATATACCAAATGTGGCATAAAAGTAGATAAAAGTGAGGGAATTTTTAAAACAAGATGTGTTAAAGCCTCATACCTACAATAAGTTAAAAAGGTCACAATATTCCAATAGTAAAAGTAGGCAAAAAGTTAGGATATTATCTTATTATTGTAGCATCTCAGATAGGTGCCCAAAAAAATTAAGGGTCGAGGCAAAATATCCATCCTAAATGAATAAAAGCATGCATTTGCTATAGTATCAAATCAATGGCATTTGACTACAGTAAAAGTTGGCATTGACATAAAATCACCACATAACATGCATATGataaaaattgagaaaattataACATGTAGAGATAAATAAACTCAAGAAAAAGTCATATCGTATAGAGAAATAATTAAAGGTGAGGGAATTGGCGAGTATTGTGATTTACAAGCATGTCGAAAAATAATATGGTTAAATCATACACTACATTTTAAGAGAATGGATCGATCCTACAATGGTCCAAGTATTTGTAAGCAAAAGAAAACTGTTTTTATTGACATTATTTTGGTTAATGATATCAAATTTCAGCAATCAATAGCGTGTTCTTACACTTTCTGGATTAGACTATCTAATAgtttttttcatcaacgtttcaaattacactccatgatccatcatcgagATACTAGAAAGCTAAGAGTGTGATCCATTATTTTGGTTGGAAGGATTCAAGACATTGGATGTATTTAAAGTACAAATTATAAACTAAATGAATGCAAAGTAATGTACAAACACCAAGGACCACAAAATCAACAACAACATCTTGCAAGGCATCATCCTCAAAAAATTACTCATATTTTTGGTCATTTTCTTACATATGAATTTCTCCACATTGGTCACAACAGGGAGTTCTACGAGTGATAAATCAATAACTAAAGATTCATATTCAAAATCTTGAGGATAGACAAAGCACTTGCCATGGTAAACTCCTCCTTTTCTTTTACATTCTTTTATTGCTAGACTTTTCCTTAAGATTTATCAATGTCGTTGAGGATTTATGCAACTCCCCAAAAGATTTACCTAGAAGCCTATTAGACTCCATCCACAactaggtaattctttgatttgatttcttttACCTTTTCTCTTCCTTTTGAAACTACCAAAACCTTAGAGACCATCCTTAAAAAAAATCATCCTCATGTGTCATATCTTTGATTTGCCCCTTTCCTTCACTCTTTGTTTCATGGATATTTTCCTATGATTGACAAAGAAGGTTCCAACTGCTTTTCTTTCTCTAAAAGAAGGTACCTTCAACTCAAGCTCATCCACGACCACACTCGCAACTCAAGTCCATAAAGAAACAAATAACTATACATTAAGATGGaatagaaaattaaaaatatttgaaaacaTTTAGAAAGCAACCCATCAAATACCCTAATGCTTCCACTCACTCCACTACAAAATAAAGAAAAGGCATTCTTTTCAAGGCCATCCATTATGTATCTGTGAAGTGAAATAAGTAATAGTCTTAGAAGAATATCCTTTGGCAACATTTTAAGTAGCCATAAATATTTATAACAAAAGTGTCTATGAGGCAAGGAGTGTTTGAATTCAAGCAGTTATTGGTGACATTTATCCATCTGTTACCTTCTTCACTTCCATGTGTTACGAAAGGTTCAATTTTCagggaaaacatcaaaataaattaaCATAGTTTTTATGTATACGTATCAAGATACCATTGTAGATGTGTCTCAGAATAATAAAAGTGTCTTGGAGTTGAATCTGTGCATTTGCATTGTTCAATAATTGAGTTCGTGTAGTCAACATCAATTCATTCaatatttaagaatttttttttcaataattacTACTTTTTGGTAAGATAGAGAGAAAAATTATTAGACTATTTGATCATTAAAGGGTATGATGTTTAAGTAGGGTCTAGAGAGATGGAATATCTTGTACACAAAACATCTCAACATAAAAAATTATGTTTGTATCATGATTGACATAGTAACATGAAATggctaaataaaataatatattactaTTGAGgtcttaatttgataaaataaaataaaataaaataaatattatttgatatgtatattcatatacatGCACACACGCatgcacacaaacacacacatatataaaaatatgtttacacacgtgtatatatgtgtatacattctTTTAACATTAACATGTAGGCATACATATTATCTattaaatacataaatatcaatTATAGGTAcgcatatttattttttattattaacttatatgtatgattgaatattttaatattctcCCTTGCTTTTTTTCCTTTGTCTTAGTTCTCATGTCTTCCCCTTTCCTTCTCCCCACTCCTCCCCAACTCTATTTAGAGGGTTCTAGTTTGTAATTTCACTTATTtgcttctctatctctatatcatgatgatgaatcatagagtatgatttGAAAAGTGTCACGTACTGATCTTTCGCTTTCATAGTTATGACATTATATTATATGGACAAATTGGTTTAGACCTTTGATGGTATCATGGGTTGATCTATGTGTGATGTTATGGATGATAGAtgtatttgattttgatgcatattttAGATTATATGATGATATAATGCACATGTattgcttcatattttggtttatggATTAACCATACTGATGTGAAATTGAGTGTGAATGGATGCAAGTACAATGTCAAAGGCAAAAAGATGGCCAAGGTAGGGGTGTTTAACCAATGGCATCTATGAATTTGAAGGAATCTTGCACACACCACATAGTTTTATTCATATCAAGCATGGTTGTGACTGTATATTTTGTGTTTGATTGAAAATTGGAAAAAATAATTGGTCTTTatgcatttaaatatttttttgattaaagaaaatcaggttttaagggactagAAACCTGCTTACATAACGAGAAGAAAAGCATGAAATAAACTAGAGAGAATAGGACATAGAAAGGAAAGTTGCAAAAGATCAGCAGAGAAAACAACAGCTAAGGAAAAGGACAGCAAAAAGCCAGCGAGAGACTGGCAACCAAAGACCAATATTATATTTCGAATAAAAACTTTATAGACTCTTCTGCATCCTTAACCAGTCTCAGCAGGTTCTCTCAGGTCTTTGTTATCCTGCTTCTGATGGGTATCTTTAGTCTTCATCTCTAGATCGCTGGTAGTCTGCCTTATTCT encodes:
- the LOC131065591 gene encoding large ribosomal subunit protein uL3c yields the protein MAAASLSACSLATTKSVVGRQNLHSRGAMAMPKQRRAETICMASYEAAVGVMGTKLGMMTYFEPEGKCVPVTVIGFHEGNIVTQIKTESTDGYVAVQVGYRRVRDTKLSKPELGHLSKAGAIPMRHLQEFRLASASQLDAFQPNQRLNFHEMFAEGDLVDVSATSIGKGFQGGIKRHHFKRGPMTHGSKSHRELGSIGAGTTPGRVYKGKKMPGRMGGKRTKIRKLPIVKIDMDLQALMIKGAVPGKQGNLVRITPAKIVGKNIPKN